TGGTAAAAGTAGACGGCAAGATAACACAGTCATAGATAATTGGATCGATAAGTGTTTACTTCAAGattcagaagaagaagatatcgATAGAAGCTCTATCCTAATTACTCGTAGATGGATCAACAGAGATCGAGAAATAGGACATGATCGCCTTTTTCAAGATTACTTTGCAGATGAACTGGTGTATAATGCTGACATTTTTCGACGGAGATTTCGAATGAGAAAACATGTGTTCCTTCGGATAGTAGATGCTCTCTCAAACGTCTATCCGTATTTCCAACAGAGGGTTGATGCAACTAGAAGAAGAGGCTTGTCACCACTCCAGAAATGTACCGCTGCGATACACATGTTAGCATATGGCATAGGAGCTGATGCTGTTGATGATTATGTGCGCATAGGCGAGAGCACTACAATTGAATGCTTGGAAAAATTTGTTGAAGGTGTCATTTCGGTGTTCGAAAATGAATACTTGCGAAAATCCAAACCAAATAACGTACAACGCCTGCTACAAATGGCGGAGGGTCGTGGCTTCCCTGGCATGTTGGGTAGCATTGACTGCATGCATTGGCAATGAAAAAATTATCCAAAGGCATGGAAAGGTATGTACATGAGTGGTTATCGTGGGGTTGCAACCATAGTACTTGAGGTTGTAGCATCTTCAGACCTTTGGATATGGCATGCGTTCTTTGGAGTTTCTGGTTCAAATAACGATATCAACGTGTTAGATCGTTCTCCAGTGTTCGATGATATTCTAAACAACCGTGCTCCGGAGGTAAATTACACTATTAATGGTAATAATTATACTATGGGATACTATGTAGCAGATGGTATTTATCCTGAATGGGCCACATTTGTCAAATCAATCTCAAAGCCACAAGGAGAGAAACGCAAGTTATTTGCACAATACCAAGAAGGGCAAAGAAAAGATGTGGATCGAGCATTTGGAGTGTTGCAAGAACGCTTTGCAATTATATGTGGTCCAGCTCGTTTTTGggaaaagaagaagcttgctaACATAATAAGAGCTTGTATTATATTGCATAATATGATTGTTGAGGATGAAAGAGACACTTATGCAGAAAATTTTGCTCAGGGCTTAGAGTATGATGATGTCAAAAATGGCTTATCACAACCTCAGCTGGGAGAAGAAGATTTCGCACCATACCATCAATTTCTCCAAAGAAATGCCCAACTTCAAAATAGGCAGCATCATAGACAATTGAAAGAGGACTTGATTGAACACATATGGCAATTTCATAATGCTTGTCGTCAACTATAAAGCttaattatgtttttctttgtattaagtaattttacaaattagtgtaaccccaaattatatattgtgtattattattatatatgaatttatttaatattaatatcttttaataatgaattatttttaaatttataaatttaaattacattattgaaaaaaattaattacattaatttcaagtattttaattaattaattaagtgggacCACAATAGGAACTAAAGTTAGTTCCTCctaatggagaagagagagatgttttgagttcctatttacTATTTATGACGCAAAAGctgatgtggatttattttttatgacagGTGGCCATAAACAGGAACTGGAGCGAATTTCCTACTGGAGATGGTCTTAGCAACCGAGAGAGACCCTTGTATAGAAAAAATTTCACAAGACAACAATTTAAATTGAAAGACCTTACTATTATCATTAAGAcaataattaaaactaaacttTCAAAATCCTAGCGCAGCTCTCCTCTTTCTCCCATTGAAGTAAACCGCAAAGCTCTCTTGAAGGCTACCGCCGTTGCCTCAATCTAGATCCTGGTGGTCCTCTTATGCTTCAATCTCctttaaccttttttttttctttttttgcctccattgtcttctcttttttcttctcctttctccttctcttctatttttctgttctccTCCGCCTCTGTCTGCACCACTCTGCCacctctttattttcttttttcttatctccgtgttttctatttttttgtttgtttctgttttctacttttcttttagAGATTTAGATTTGAGATCCGATCTAGATGTAGATCTAAAATAACCTTCCTTCGAACTTGAGTTTAGCTCTGCATTTCTAATTTTATAACTCATCTGCgatctttttctcttttatggTGGTATTTTGGTTCTCTTTATGGTTGCTGGTAGTGTTATGATGATACAGATTTTTTCAAATCTTGAAGGAAAATTCTACAAAAAAATAgttttgtttataaaaaaaattttgaaataaaaaatatttaaatctatataaaaaagaaaaagatatatcTTATTGACTTGCAGTACATGTGTGTAAATTTAGAAACAAAAAAGATTctatttgatttttgttttttttttcgttaaAATTTTTAGTAATCAAATGCTGAACTTATTATCAAATTTTAGTTCAATACatgagatatttattttttattatttatgtaaaattaatattttttatatttataagtGTCGTTTAACTTTTCTATAATTAAAAAACGTTTCTttctgtaaaaaaaaaaaaagacaataaTTAAAGCTTGCAAATACAGCGACCCCATCGGTTACTATCCTATTATAGCGATATCTTACATTGATCAGTTGCACCACcattatttgggtcattatacCACACTTCATTTTGTGCATTCACAATTGACACTTAACTCGAACAAGTCTCATCTAGGGGTGGCAACACTACCCGAACCCGCGGGTACCCACCCCGCCCCTATCCGTTCGGGGCGGGTAATTACCCGCACCCGCACCGGGGCGGGTTTTAGCGGGGCGGGTTCTtgggcggggcggggcggggtcgGGTTTAGGTtaaacccgcccctacccgccccgatatatataatagatatataaatatatatatttttaatatataatatatgtaatatatataaaataattagtaaaatgattaataatattgtatcatatttaaatttttattttaatttatgttatgaaTGTAAATAAtggttatataatttttaaaattttattttattttttggatttaataattattggggcgggtaggggcggggcGGGTACCCGCAGGGGCGGGTTAGGGTTTAACATTTTACTACCCGCGGGTAGAAGCGGGGCGGGTTCGATGCGGGTTTTTGTTGAGCGGGGCGGGGTCGGGTAGAGCAaaaacccgcccctacccgccccgTTACCACCCCTAGTCTCACCTTTATTGCTTAGTACATCattatgattattattgttCTCAATAATTTATGGCACCAAGCTAAGAAATATCAATCCTAttatacattaaatattttcattaaccaaatctaattaaattgactcaaattcaataaaaattattcatatatGTGCACATAAAtcacatttcttcttttttcatgtaaaaaataatatcataactgtttaactataaaataaatatttctaACTTTAATAccaaaatctttcaaaattttaaacttGATGTTacagttttatttgttttttctttttttttctcgtgcagaatttatatgtttttatttataaaattacgtatttttcttttaaatttttttgtatttattataaaaaatataaattaaaaaattacataatttttttattttattcttttttattatttgcttaattttttgtattctttgtaaaaagtaaaataataaaaattatgagAGAGTGTGTTAAAAAGTGTGTTCGTGAGTGGTTTAATCAAATTTTCATAGATAAGAAAGAAGCATAGATGTATTTggtgggagagagagagaaaaaaaggtTGAGACGATAAACTTCTCATTATTAACCGGTTTAATAAAGATATCCAATAATAACATGACACATGTAAAtgtctttaaaaaaagatatttttaatatctttattaAAGTGATCtccatatatataatatagaaaTGCTAACTAACTAACactaaaaaacaaaagaaaaataacaaaaaatgcTGACTAACGAAAGAACAGAGGATAAATAGCAAAACTTTAACTAATTATACTAAGGTGGCAATCTTTTAACAGATATTATCATTATCTTATCATTGAAAGTAAATTTTTTGGTGAACAACCAAGAGAAAAAACAAAGgagcagaaaagaaaaagaaaagaaatcaGGTTCTTAACAGCAAGAGAGGACAAACCATCTCTGGCGGCTGGTGCCAAAGGTGAACCTCATTAGCTCCGCTACCTCTAGATCCTATCTTTGTCAACCGATCTGTCACGACATTAGCTTCTCTCGGGATAAGCTCAAAACGAATATCCCAATCCCTTCTTAACTTCAATTCAAAGATCAGTTGTATCACTTCTTTTTCAAGATGTCAGAGTGGAACTTGCCAACCAGTCACTAGCTCAAAAGCTGCTGCGCAATCTGTCTCACAGACAACAAGCTTAAGACCCGCCTCCCAAGTCCAAGTCAAACCGTTTCATATACTCCACAACTCTATCTTGATGATACTAGATCCAAAGAAATTTCCTAAGCATCCCATTACCCATTGACTGGAGCTATCGCGAATTACCCACCCAAAATCAGCACAATCATCCCCAAGCTCACACTCCCATCACAATTTAACTTCTAAGCACAAGGTTCTGGCGGAGACCAAGATAGAGGTTTTAATCTCTGGACGCAACACACTGAATTCTGAGTTGTATATTCAAAATCCACCATCATCCACCTGCGAGCCTTGTATGCAATTGACCCAGGAGATCCAAAAACTCCCTGAAAATTACCAATATTTCTATCTTACTAAATTGACCATATTATAGCTGCAAATTTGGAACAACCTTCATTGAGGAGGCCATTCTTGAACCAATCATACACCTCGTGAGAGCCAAAGAAACACACATCAGAAAAAACCTAGAGAAACCCAAACTGATCGCACCACTTCACAATCCCGAAAACAATGAAGAATTGTCTCTGGAAGTTAATTGCAACGTCTACATAAGGATGAGGAGGAGAGATGTTGTCGAAAATGTAGATATTGAGTTGGTACAGTATCATGAAGGCAAAGCCACACTAGGAGCCTCAACTTTTCAGGGACCCGCGCCTTCCAAAGCTAAAGCGAATTGATATTCCTATCCTAATTCAACTTATTCTGAATTAACCATAAATATCCTTGTTTAGCAGAGTCAAGAGTGTGCTCCCAACTCCAACCCAAATCACGACCAGAAGCCGAAATATATACTAAACTAAGAATGTCTTCCCTTAAGTCCCTAGGAATAAAAGAGTAAATCCTCTCTAAATGCCAAACTCCATCACTGTAAACATCTTCAATGGTCAAAGCAGTCTCACAGATATCAAGAAATTCAACCCTCACTTCTACTGGCCCAGAGTGCAACAAAGAGTCAAACCAGAAATTCTTAGAAAGAGCTCCCACTTCCCAAACAAACCCTTCCTTTAATATGAAAGTTGTGTACACAATAGACTTCCATATATATGATGAAGAACCGATTGCTTTAACTGCAAACAGGTTTCTATTCTGGAGGTATTTCTGAAGCATAATCTTGACCCACAGTTTCTCTTGATTCATCAAAATTTGTCAAACTAGCTTTCctaataaagaaaaattgaCCAACCACACCTCTCGCAAAGCAAGACCTCCAAAAATTTTTGGAGTCGTCAAAACTCTCCAAGATGCTAAATAAAGACCACGGTGATTATGACTACCACACCAAATGAAATTTCTAGCAAATTTATCAATGTTATAGCACACACTTGATGAAAAAAGGCTTACTTGCATCCTATAAATAGGTATAGAAGATAAAACTGATTTAGGAAGGCAGATCCGACCAGCTTTATTAAGGAAGCGACCTTTCCAAGATGCTAGCCTATTAGTAAGCTTATCAACCACATCATTAAAATCAGCTTTAGTAACTCTGCCATACTTGATGGGAACACCAAGGTATTTTCCCAGAGAATTAGCAAAGCAGATAGAAGAAATACCAGTGAAGAGATTCTTGCATTGTCTAGAAACATTCATAGAACAGATAGTACGAGATTTGTCAAAATTCATCTTCATACCAGATGCTCTGCAAAAGGTGGCCATAGTGTCCAAAACATGAAGCACTTGAGATTTTTTCACTTTGCAAAAAAGGATAAGGTCGTCTGCAAAAAGGAAATGGGAGATTACAGGACCTCCCCTAAACACAGTCACTGGTTTCCATCTACCAACCTCCACTTGCCTAGCAATGAGACAACTCAACCTCTCCAtacaaataacaaataaataaggAGACATAGGATCTCCTTGCCTCAAACCCCTCTTTGGCTGAAAACCATCCAACCGGTTACCATTCCACATTAGAGAAAGGAAAGATGACTTTACACATTTCATAATAAGAGAAACAGTAGTACCTGGAAAGCCAAACATTAGGAGAGATTGCTCCAAAAACTCCCAGCTCACCCTATCATAAGCCTTTTCTAGGTCAATTTTAAAAGCAAGAACACCTTTCTTTGATTTGGTTTTCTTCATAAAATAGAGAACCTCCTAGGCTACAATGATATTGTCTAGGGCACCCCTTCCAGGAATAAACCCTCCCTACAGAGGGCCAATGATATCTTGTAGAAAAGGTCATAACCTCTCCACAACTACCTTAGTTATAATCTTTTAGATGATATTACAGAGGTTGATAGGACGAAACCCTTTCATGCGAGACGGGTTATCAACTTTAGGAATCAGCACCACCAAAGTGTCAAACAGAGCACTATCCAGATCAAACCCAGCGAAAGCCTTCTTAACAAGTTCCCATACCTCTGTACCAACCACTTCCCAATATTTCTTGAAGAAAAAAGCCTGAAAACCATCAGTACCTGGGGCCTTAAAATAGTTCATGCCCATAATCACCTTCCTAACCTCTTCTTTAGAAACATCTCTTGTGAGACTTTCAATAGCCTCACGAGATAAAGAAGGTAATTCCTGATCCCCCATCACATCAAGGTCTACCTGTTCTACATTGCAAAAAAGATCTCTATAAAATTTAATTGCACAGTCTTCGAGTTCTTGCGGATCAGTACTTCATCTTCCATCCTCCAAAAACAACCCCTGGACCTTGTTATGCTTCCTCTGCATAATGGTTTGCATATGAAAGAACTTAGTATTTCTATCTCCAAATCTGATCCAGTACTCTCGGGATTTTTGATACCAAAACAACTCCTCTTGCATAAGCAGATTACTATATTCAGCCTGTAACTCCCTTTCTTCCTGTATAAGGGATAAAGCATCAACTCTCTCCATTCTCTATTGGATACTGGTCACACGCCTCTCTAATTCCctctttcttttaaaaatattcccAAAGACATCTCGGTTAAAGGCCAAAGCATCATCTCTGACCTGAGAAAGGCAACGAATAGGATTAGATCTATCCTTGTCCCAAGCACCCCTGACCACTGACAAAAAACTTGGGTGATAAGACCAAGCTACTTGAAAACGAAAAGGTTTTACCCCAACTCTTCTATCATTACCTTGACATCGCACCATAATGGGACAGTGGTCAGAATGCATCCTCGCTAAATTCTTCACATAGCTTTCCAGAAAATGAAAACACCAAGCATCAGTAGCTACAGCCCTGTCCAGCCTCTTCGAGATGAATCGATTACCCTGCATATGTCTGAACCAAGTGTACAAAGATCCATGAGCTCCCAAATCAATCAAACAACATTCATCTAGGAGAGCTCGAAACCGCTCTGCCCTGCGAGAGACAAAGTTTCCACCTTTAACCTCAGATGAAAGAAGGATCTCATTAAAATCCCCAATAGCTAATAAAGGACCTGaataatttctgaaaaaaatcTGTCAAAACCCTCCAAACTTCTTCCCTTATACTAGGAACGAGACTTGCATAAATCACTGCACAGGCCTAAGAGAAACCGCCATTCGAAAACTCAATACACACCACTTGCGAACTCGCTGCCACGACATTGCAAGATACTCCGGGCCATGCACAGAGCGCCCAAATACCTCCACTATGCCCCTGAGCTTCTTCAATATGAATAGGAATATAACCTAATCTATTCCAAAAGACAGCCACCTTTTGGAAAGCACAATGAGTCTCTAAAATGATAAAAATGTATGGATAAAAATTCTTTACCAATTATTTCAGATGCACCCGAGCCAGCTTATTTTTAGCTCCCCTCACAATCCAAGCTATAATGTTTGCACAATCCATATTAATATTACTTGGAGTGAGACCCACACCTCAGATTATTTGAGGGTAGTGAGTGGGGTCTCCATTGTAACCACACTGTGCCCATTCTCAACTGGAAAATTCTGAAGAGAATTAGGCCTTAATCTCTTTAAATTGCTTCTGAATGGCGTTTTAGAAGTCCCCGCGCCTTGCGAATAAGCCCCTGCCCGTTCTGAACCAGGTCCTTGCTTGCCACCCGTCACACCTTGAGCAGAGGTAGAACCTGACGACGCTAATTTAAAGTTCCTCACTTGTTTTAGCACTTGAATGCCTTTACTTATGTGTAAAGATGATTCAACCCCATTGATGCCTTTCATAGCAGGTTCTCCTTTAGCAACATAATTAGAAGATTTATCCACATAAGCTTTCTTGGACTTATCCTGGTCATGCCTACCCAAAAAGACCTTCTTGCCCTTTATCTTTCTTTCCACCTTGGTCCATGTTGTCCCCTACATGTGCCCTTTCCATGACTTGCACTTCCTTATCCTTATTCTTCTCTATCCCAATTGTAGCACTACTGAAAACAAAAGGTTTCTCAATATTAGAAGAAAATGGCACCTGATCCATCTTCTCATGATCTTGTTCCTTGTCTTATTCCTTGTCTTCATTCACCTCTGTTTCATTAATGTTCAccgaaattaaactaattaatttaCAGTCCACACCAACGTGCCCATAACAACCACACGTATTGTAGACCAACTCAAGACTTTCATATTCAACATCCAAAACCCTCTCATCCACCTCAACACTACCAGTAATAGAAACGCCTAAATCAATCTCCACACAAGCCCTCGCATACTTCCCTCTTGCGGCCATCTTAGTTGTTACATCGATTTTCACTGGCTTTTCCACTACAGCGACAATCCTCAACATAGCCTTCTCATGGTAGTAACGAATCCTTAAGCCGTAAAAGCGTACCCATACCATGGTGGATCCAAAAACCTCCTCCTCTTAATAGAAGTCAGGTGACCATGGCTTTACAGCAAGATAGCACCCAGATATCATCCAAGGACCACCAAGTAATACCCTCTCCCGATCTTCGAAAGCATCAAACTTCACCAGAAAATAACCATTTCTTACGTTCAGAACTTGAAACCCACCCTTCAATATCCACATCATACCCAGCTTATGCACCATCGCCCTGTAACTCATATGTTTGCCCAAGACTTTGACGACGATCGCTTCCTTATATGGTACAGATAACGCCGCCCAGCCTTTCTTCTGAGAAGATGATCCGAGGAGGATGCGAATTACTGTGGTTCTCTTTGACCACCTTGGCTagcctctctccatctaaattCTCATTCCAAAGCATAGGAGACGGAGACTTCTGTCGAGTCACCATGTCGCGGAAGGAAACCTTTTGAAAGCCATGTTCTTTCTTAGAAACCCTAGTACCCTCCTCCTTCTCACCAGAGACAACCCCCCGACGCTCTTCTTCTTAGTTCTACTGCCGGCATTATCGGTTACCTCACTGTGTGTCATCTTCTTCGTAAACCTCCCATTTATTCCGTCACTTATACCTAAACCCTAACAGAAAAAATACATAAAGAGTATGTTTTTTGAAGCTAATTTACTAACAAATTAATGTTCACCAacattgtaaaataaaaaaaattataaaaaaagaagTCAGAGTTATTGTTTGAAAAAAacataaagtaaaaaaatagtactaaattttttaattttgatatcaaaattttttaatcataatacaaaaaattttttactaaaaatttttaagattatGAATTTATACGACCTTTTTTAACAAgaacttatttaattttttcttttttttttgttgttcttttttttttaattcttgttttattttttttctcttcttattcttatttttttagagatagattaaaaaaaacgtagaaaaaaaaatgatgcaaAACGTGTACGCAcaaaattttgttatttatgATTTCGttttaattgaaataaaaagtCATATCTAAGATGcgttattttaatttaattagacttagttaaataaattataaGCTAACTTTTCCTTAAAGGATATACATACCCCTGTAAATACCAACACGTTAATTAGTCTCTCagatatttattttactttccCATGCATATTGTATTATTCTACAAATTAAAACTTGCATTTCAATTGgtgtaataatatataattaataccTTATAAAATGGAGAGTTATAATTATTTGTTAAGACCGGTTCTGACGGTGACATTCTCAAGAAATTATCTGCTgttgattaatttattatgtaattaatgaatcgtatattttatatattaattatggTTAGTTAATTAGTATGTAGTATGTACTTGAAAGTTCACTACTATAAGTAGCATGCATGCAGTGAATTAATATTGTTGATGATGTATGTATCATGTATGTGAATTGTGaccatatttaaaatatatatttataatataattttatacaaaatatttatatttaggACTATATTAtgtatacactaaaattaactaataaagttaactactaatataaaatacatacaatataaatatatgttaaaaataaattaaatcacacatgtatttatatataaaattacaaatatattAGTGGATAATTTCAGTGGTTAATcttaatatacaaataatatttttattatatctaaaattatataattatactaacaataattaataaatattaaataaatcattttaaattatttgtactaattttttattatctgaCATTATTTATCATTATACTACTATACACatatatttattgaaaaaatctAAAGAACCAACTATAGCATAAACCAACTCAAGTCaattctttatatttttaattttaaaattttaaaaattagaataataaaaaattatttttttcttttttataacaaatttttgttttttaactACTTAATTTTAGTTGACTCTCCTCTAATTGGTTCCCTAATATTAACCTCGCTCTAGCTATGTCTACTTCATATATATGATCAGAATaaatgaagtgaaattcaaattcAAGTTTTAGAAGTTTTATGAATTTGGAGAATAATGGTGGGTCATTGTCGTCactatttattatttgttattattgtCACTTCCCATTAAACTTATTACTGTATACAAAACAAGTGACAAAGGAAAATGACTCAATAATGCAAAACTACTCCCATGATGATGATTATTTGGTAGATTTTCGAAGTTACGAtgatttgattatattaaatacctACGCCCACCCTGTagatttttgttttcatttgaaAAGACTTATATCATTATTTATGTAACTACTATATATTAACAACTGGCCGGGAATTAGGCCTATTGAATCATTGCAGATCAAAATTCTGATCTACATCAGCAATTCATAAACtcatcaataaattaattaaaggGCTAGATGTAACCTGCAAGGCATTGGATAACTATTATATGTAATATTAGAAtgataaaaaaacataaaattatcttatttaatatatattaattttaataatattaaatattaaataaaataaatttaaattaattttattaattttatttaattattaaatatttttattattataaaatcacTTCTtaatttttactaaatttttttaaatttaataatatttaaaaaataaaaaattaatcaaaacaatttaaatttatcttatttattattattaattattaatataattaataaaattaaataaaataaatttagactTTTTTTAATCAACCTAACATTATCATTATCGTTTTAAATGAGACAAGGTAAGATATACTATATTGTTAAGTCATTTTCGATGCTtaaatctatatatatatattacttaaaattatttaaaataattgaatttaaaataattgaacCATTTACGTTTATCCCCAGAACAATCCATGATATATATCCATGAACCACCAAAGCTACCGACGaacaaaaaaccaaaaagaataaatattttgaaaatgaaaTGTTAGGCGTTAGTTATTAACTTATTGATACTTAATATTTAATAGTAAATATTCATATCATTTGGTTCAGTATATGTAGATTCATCTCATCATATAATTTTTCGAATCATTTACATGTGCAAATTAAAACATTGcatgtatatataataataacgTGTAATAATACTCTAAACAAATCACACGAGAAATTAAATATTTGATCATCTGATCAATGACCACCAAaaactttcttttttcttttttctttaaaaaaataaaaagatattataCATAGACTCTGATGATTTGCAAATGAAAACACATATACTATTAAGCTACACATTTATTTGATTGAAGTAGTTAGTTAAAAGCAGAACAAATGTTGCGAATTTCACCATCAGCACCAGTCTTGACTCCAATGTTGCCCATCTTAACCATAGAATTTCCAAACTCAACGCTGAAAGACAAGCCAAGCAACCCTCTTAGGCCTAAATACCTCTGCACAAACATCTTTGTGGAAGCATCATTCCATAGTGCCTCATCTGACTCAAGAATTCCACGTCCATTCCTCAAATTAGCATAGTAAGAAGTATCAAATTTCAGTTGGCTTCCGGTATCTAAGGGAACACGGTTGCTGCCGCCACTGTTTTGAGGGCAGAGTGCTTGTAGTTGCGGAACAAATGAAGGGTCAATGGAAGGATCAGGGCCATTTCCGGTGAAGTTGTATAATCTGTTGCTGAAGAATTGGCATGATGTGGTACCTATCGTATGTCCTCCTGTCCACATACATATTCATCAAACTTTTTCAGTTAACCATATCAAACTTTTTGTATGCAAACATGTTTTTTAAATTTGCTTTAAATTTgcatagaatttttttatttgtttaatattAATCTGTAATAAATACTATATATCTCACAAAATGATTTctttcaaaagttcaaaaatttaaactaataaagaaataaagttatatatatgtaattatatCTCTGACAAATTTAATATAATCCTAGTATAATTACCAACAAGGGTAACGAGGTCTTGTGTGTTGAGGCCCTTTGCTGCAAACTTCTGTTTTTGAACATCAACAGAGTCCGTAGGTGCAGGCAAGTTGTTAACATCCGAAGCTTGTGACACACGACCATCTTTACGTCCTGTAAGCACTTGCCAACTCAATCCACCGCTCTacaaacaaaaatattgtcaaTATT
This sequence is a window from Arachis stenosperma cultivar V10309 chromosome 10, arast.V10309.gnm1.PFL2, whole genome shotgun sequence. Protein-coding genes within it:
- the LOC130958111 gene encoding cationic peroxidase 2-like; this encodes MDGVFINKRFIMIALFCIVSTTVHGQGTRVGFYATTCPKAESIVKSTVQSHLNSDPTLAAGLLRMHFHDCFVRGCDASVLVTGSATERTAFANLELRGFEVIDDAKTQLEAACPGVVSCADILALAARDSVVLSGGLSWQVLTGRKDGRVSQASDVNNLPAPTDSVDVQKQKFAAKGLNTQDLVTLVGGHTIGTTSCQFFSNRLYNFTGNGPDPSIDPSFVPQLQALCPQNSGGSNRVPLDTGSQLKFDTSYYANLRNGRGILESDEALWNDASTKMFVQRYLGLRGLLGLSFSVEFGNSMVKMGNIGVKTGADGEIRNICSAFN
- the LOC130956650 gene encoding uncharacterized protein LOC130956650, giving the protein MAKNFDDMFNEALYGKSRRQDNTVIDNWIDKCLLQDSEEEDIDRSSILITRRWINRDREIGHDRLFQDYFADELVYNADIFRRRFRMRKHVFLRIVDALSNVYPYFQQRVDATRRRGLSPLQKCTAAIHMLAYGIGADAVDDYVRIGESTTIECLEKFVEGVISVFENEYLRKSKPNNVQRLLQMAEGRGFPGMLGSIDCMHWQ